TCGCCTCACTTCAAGCGGCCAGTTTACCTACATTTTGGCAGCATAGGATAACATCCAGCGCAAAAAAAGTTTTGTTTCCACGAATATTGACCCACTTGTTTGAACAACAAGCTCAAAACAATCAGTAGACCATGAAAACTGTTTCAAAACTGATAGATGACATCGCTGGCTACTTAATACTCGGCGGACTCGGAGCTTTCTTCGGCTCTCTTGCTTTACCCGAGGAGTGGGCTCGTCACGCTTGTCTTGCTGGAGTTACCCTTCTCATTGCTGGACTCGGACTGGATGCCGTACTCGACACGCAGGTGCTCGAACCATCTCGTTTCGAGATAGCCCATTCGCCTTCATTGCAGCGGTCGCGAACTCGATAAGTATGATTGCCATTCTTACTATCGTGACCTGGAACATGCACCTGGGGTGGGGAGCAGATGGTATTAGCGCTGATCTGAGAGACTACGTTTTCCTAGAAGAGTCTGTCCTTGCACTCTGTCTCTTCATACTTACCGATCTGGTTGTCTCCATACATCTCGGTGTAATCACCGTTGGTAGAAGACGAAGGATAAAGATCGACCAAGAGGCACAGCCGTTTATCTTTGTCGTTGCTGTTTTCATGGAGCTCATTATCCTCTATCACTTTGCGTGGCTCTTTTTCAATATTGATACGCTGTTGGGCTAGCCCAGACCTACTCTTACCCCCCTCCTCTTTCCCTCAGGGACGTCGGGTATGGTGGCCATCTCTGCGTGGATTGAGGGACTGTTTACTCCAGAAGAGTTTGGGAATCTCTGCACTGAAGGGCTCCTACCTCCATACATCTGTTATCCTGGTGGCTGGGTGCCAGAGCCTACCTGTTAAGCAGTATTCCAGTCAAAAAGAACGACCATCTGTTTTCTTTCGGGCTGTGCTACCCTGGACAACTGAGCCGACGGCCATATTTTCTTTCGGCAGCAAAGCCTCTCTCGGATAATCAGGTGCTTCTAGGATCTATGCGGATAAAAACATCTACATCCGGCTTGTGAGCAGGAGTATCCTCCTGCGAGGAAATGACCATAAACCCAATGAAAAGAAGCTGACTGAAGGGAGAAACCCCTTAAGACAGTTACTGTAAGATCAGATATCTCTGAATGAGGCCTCCTTCAGACTCTATAAATTCTTCCTCTTGAAGGACACCTCCATTTCGCTTGATAACCTTAGCAGAGGCAATGTTGCTCTTATTGCAAGTTACGAGTACTTCCTTTATGTCCCTCTCAGAGGCCTTCACTAGGGTTTCTCGCAAAATGGTTTGGGCGTATCCCTTATTTCTTTCAGAAGGGCGAATTCCGTATCCGATATGGCCGCCATGGCGCTTGAGGTTCTCATTGAGGCAGTGTCTTAAGTTAGAAACACCAACAATCTTTGAATGTTCATCCACAAGCCAGTACGTTGAGCACGGAACCTGCCACTCCTCCTGATTTACGCCAAGAGCGTCATTCTTTAATCGCAATAATAGCCCAGGG
Above is a window of bacterium DNA encoding:
- a CDS encoding GNAT family N-acetyltransferase; the protein is MTNVCELVVPSEQFRDSYSSYIAELEKHGEKRIPFPLRYPHEDFPGLLLRLKNDALGVNQEEWQVPCSTYWLVDEHSKIVGVSNLRHCLNENLKRHGGHIGYGIRPSERNKGYAQTILRETLVKASERDIKEVLVTCNKSNIASAKVIKRNGGVLQEEEFIESEGGLIQRYLILQ